In a genomic window of Cyanobacteriota bacterium:
- a CDS encoding methionine adenosyltransferase: MSKKYLFTSESVSEGHPDKICDQISDAVLDAILTEDQEARIACETFCTTGLIVVGGEITTTAYAPISEIARNKVREIGYHKKSGGGFDSDTCAVMVSIDQQSPDISAGVTTAKEARETSSQDPADAVGAGDQGLMFGFACDETVELMPLAITLSHRLMQKLADVRKNDPEIHYLRPDAKAQVTLEYEDDKATRIETILISTQHDPICNGESDNDKIQAIIAQDLKAK; the protein is encoded by the coding sequence ATGTCAAAAAAATACCTATTTACCTCAGAATCAGTTAGTGAAGGTCACCCAGATAAAATCTGTGATCAAATTTCAGATGCTGTATTAGATGCAATTCTTACTGAAGACCAAGAAGCAAGGATTGCTTGTGAAACATTTTGTACCACAGGTTTAATTGTAGTCGGTGGTGAAATCACCACAACCGCTTATGCACCAATCAGTGAGATTGCCAGAAACAAAGTTCGTGAAATTGGTTATCACAAAAAATCAGGTGGCGGTTTTGACTCTGATACCTGCGCTGTCATGGTGAGTATTGACCAACAATCACCTGATATTTCAGCAGGAGTAACTACTGCCAAAGAAGCTCGCGAGACAAGTTCACAAGACCCAGCTGACGCAGTTGGTGCTGGTGACCAAGGACTCATGTTTGGTTTTGCTTGTGATGAAACCGTAGAATTAATGCCACTTGCTATCACGCTATCGCATCGCCTCATGCAAAAACTTGCAGATGTTCGCAAAAATGACCCAGAAATTCATTACCTAAGACCTGATGCCAAAGCACAAGTCACACTTGAATATGAAGATGACAAAGCAACTAGAATTGAGACTATCTTGATTTCGACACAACACGATCCCATCTGTAATGGAGAAAGTGACAATGACAAAATCCAAGCAATTATTGCTCAAGACCTTAAAGCCAAAG
- a CDS encoding polyprenyl synthetase family protein produces MLDLKIKTIKEILEPVATDLQELDNRLINEISPSSRALCSILQEIFAAGGKRLRPALSFLLMRAFNQNIDEASFLIAEISELIHTASLVHDDIIDNSLIRRGKANTNSKFDNAITVISGDFMFARAAVNLGRLGINEITMLYASVLEDLCDGEIRQVERKFSTEVDWDYYYSKTYKKTASLFEASTKAVAIKLANPQIEACANYGKELGLAFQIIDDVLDYNSDTQTLGKPACSDLKEGQVTAPLLHCLEQLAANDQTAHTELVTIINQMASDKTEFSTRVLELIETTGSINYCKELAKQHCAKAITAIEFLETTKYKTALIELANWVAEQ; encoded by the coding sequence GTGCTCGACCTAAAGATCAAAACTATCAAAGAGATACTAGAGCCAGTTGCCACTGACTTACAAGAGCTTGATAATCGCTTAATCAATGAAATCAGTCCAAGCTCCCGTGCACTTTGTTCTATTTTGCAAGAAATTTTTGCAGCAGGTGGTAAGCGACTAAGACCTGCCCTCAGTTTTCTTCTTATGAGAGCATTTAACCAGAATATTGATGAAGCAAGTTTTTTGATTGCTGAGATTAGTGAATTAATTCACACAGCAAGCTTGGTACATGATGACATTATCGACAATTCACTCATCCGTCGCGGCAAAGCCAACACCAATAGTAAGTTTGACAACGCTATTACAGTAATTAGCGGTGACTTCATGTTTGCAAGAGCAGCTGTCAATCTTGGACGACTTGGCATCAATGAAATAACCATGCTTTATGCTTCTGTATTAGAAGATCTTTGTGATGGTGAGATTAGACAAGTAGAACGTAAGTTCTCAACAGAAGTAGATTGGGATTACTACTACTCTAAGACTTATAAAAAAACAGCTTCATTATTTGAAGCGAGTACCAAGGCTGTTGCAATCAAGCTAGCAAACCCACAAATAGAAGCTTGCGCCAACTACGGCAAAGAATTAGGCTTAGCTTTTCAAATCATTGATGATGTTTTAGATTACAATTCAGATACTCAGACGCTGGGCAAACCGGCTTGCTCTGACCTGAAAGAAGGACAAGTCACTGCACCACTCCTTCATTGCCTTGAACAACTTGCAGCCAATGATCAAACTGCCCATACTGAATTAGTCACAATTATTAACCAAATGGCAAGTGACAAAACTGAGTTTAGTACAAGAGTACTTGAATTAATTGAAACAACTGGATCAATTAACTACTGTAAAGAATTAGCCAAACAACATTGTGCAAAAGCAATTACAGCAATCGAGTTTCTTGAAACAACTAAATATAAAACTGCGCTAATAGAATTAGCCAATTGGGTTGCCGAGCAGTAA
- a CDS encoding nucleoside deaminase: MARTIELAKTIAETEVPVAAIIVKNGEIIAEALNTRERDSSILGHAEINAIEEAVAQTGSWNLEGASIYVNLEPCAMCAGAILQAHIKKVVFAAFDSKSGAFGSRHNLATKNMEIIGGIMEEESLHLLRKFFESKRQT, encoded by the coding sequence ATCGCAAGAACTATAGAATTGGCAAAAACAATTGCTGAGACTGAAGTTCCTGTGGCTGCAATCATTGTTAAAAATGGTGAGATTATTGCTGAAGCTTTAAATACCAGAGAACGAGATTCTTCAATTTTGGGACATGCCGAAATTAACGCAATTGAAGAAGCTGTTGCTCAGACTGGATCTTGGAACTTGGAAGGAGCGAGTATCTATGTGAATTTGGAGCCTTGTGCTATGTGTGCCGGTGCTATTTTGCAAGCACATATAAAGAAGGTCGTATTTGCTGCTTTTGATTCTAAATCAGGTGCTTTTGGCTCGCGTCATAACCTTGCTACCAAAAATATGGAAATAATAGGTGGGATTATGGAGGAAGAGAGTTTGCATCTTTTGCGTAAGTTTTTTGAAAGTAAGAGGCAAACCTGA
- a CDS encoding LuxR C-terminal-related transcriptional regulator: MANFPIEVEILVKPAGFFKTGRLALIEALAHGFSNNAIAEELDISIKSVERILNEINTKLGNKAGKEYKDLSKIFNPRLRLLTSLIATDICEIHTNTSMRYIENLTESLEQTLILCCVGFSNKTIAELFEVSEKAIELRFTHLFDYFGVDTKSLRIENPRVNLFISAYCRNNIKKAQVSRLYRETHFNRLDEILMKPAAFLDRLDGDYKIIG; encoded by the coding sequence TTGGCCAACTTTCCAATAGAAGTAGAAATTCTAGTTAAACCAGCTGGGTTTTTCAAGACCGGTAGGCTTGCATTAATTGAAGCTCTTGCTCACGGATTCAGTAACAATGCTATTGCCGAAGAACTTGATATCTCAATCAAAAGTGTTGAAAGAATTCTCAACGAAATCAATACCAAACTCGGTAATAAAGCAGGCAAAGAATATAAAGATCTTAGCAAAATTTTCAATCCCAGATTGCGTTTATTAACGAGTCTCATTGCCACTGACATCTGCGAAATCCATACAAATACATCAATGCGCTATATTGAAAACCTCACTGAATCACTAGAACAGACTCTCATTTTGTGTTGTGTTGGTTTCTCCAATAAAACTATTGCCGAACTTTTTGAAGTGAGCGAAAAAGCAATCGAATTAAGGTTCACGCATCTCTTTGACTATTTTGGTGTTGACACCAAATCACTTAGAATAGAAAACCCTCGTGTTAATCTCTTCATTAGTGCCTATTGCAGAAACAATATCAAGAAAGCTCAAGTAAGCAGACTTTATAGAGAGACTCACTTTAATCGACTCGATGAAATTTTAATGAAACCAGCTGCGTTTTTAGATAGATTAGATGGTGATTACAAAATCATTGGCTAG
- the bcp gene encoding thioredoxin-dependent thiol peroxidase translates to MTTETQLLGKKAPAIKLQDQSGEIVNLQDFKGSYVIIFFYPKDMTPGCTTEACSFKDNMAKLTKLGVQILGISCDDVTKHEKFSDKYKLKYPLLADVDKEVVAKYGVWVEKNMYGKKYMGIQRDSFLIDPQGKIVKHYIKVKPAEHVAQVIKDVKELQD, encoded by the coding sequence ATGACTACTGAAACTCAACTACTCGGCAAGAAGGCACCAGCCATAAAATTGCAAGATCAGAGCGGTGAGATAGTAAATCTCCAAGATTTCAAGGGTTCCTATGTCATTATTTTCTTCTATCCAAAGGACATGACTCCTGGTTGTACTACTGAAGCTTGTAGTTTTAAAGACAATATGGCAAAACTCACCAAGCTTGGCGTTCAAATACTCGGCATTAGTTGTGATGATGTTACAAAACACGAGAAATTCTCGGATAAATACAAACTCAAATATCCATTACTTGCTGACGTAGATAAAGAAGTTGTAGCAAAATATGGTGTTTGGGTTGAAAAAAATATGTACGGCAAAAAATATATGGGTATTCAAAGAGATTCTTTTTTGATTGATCCTCAAGGCAAAATAGTTAAACACTATATCAAAGTCAAACCAGCAGAGCATGTTGCCCAAGTAATTAAAGACGTTAAGGAATTACAAGACTAA
- a CDS encoding flagellin, translating into MISINTNTQSLFAQRALGNNTFDLQKSIERLSTGYRINRAGDDAAGLSIAQGLTSDIKGFQMAKRNIGDGISAIQTAEGAVAVIQDNMQRIRELVVQGLNGTNSADEADALQREINERVNTIDEIAQATKFNGITLLYDNDAATDNISLQTGTNDGDTTAITLRRGQTANVGIEIDITQARTGTTADAGSIVEGTAASFVLHGIHLGVTSMAVDSAGGVTSNNTATVSDIDQVIDNLSRMRSYLGAVQNSLESKSEYTDIAAENAAASLSRIQDVDVASESSNLVRNQILQQTAGAMLAQANNSPQIALSLLP; encoded by the coding sequence ATGATTAGTATAAACACAAACACGCAAAGCCTATTCGCTCAAAGAGCGCTAGGTAATAATACATTTGATTTGCAAAAATCAATCGAGAGATTATCCACTGGATATCGAATTAATAGAGCTGGCGACGATGCCGCCGGATTAAGTATCGCTCAGGGGTTAACTTCTGACATCAAAGGCTTCCAAATGGCTAAAAGAAATATTGGCGATGGTATTTCGGCTATTCAAACGGCAGAGGGCGCAGTTGCAGTTATTCAAGACAATATGCAACGAATCAGAGAACTAGTGGTTCAAGGACTTAATGGAACCAACTCTGCTGATGAGGCTGATGCGCTTCAAAGAGAAATTAACGAAAGAGTTAACACTATTGATGAGATTGCGCAGGCAACAAAGTTTAATGGAATAACTCTTCTTTATGACAACGATGCGGCTACTGATAATATAAGCTTGCAGACAGGTACGAATGATGGTGATACTACTGCCATTACCTTAAGACGAGGACAGACTGCCAATGTCGGTATTGAGATTGATATAACTCAGGCTAGGACAGGTACCACTGCAGACGCTGGATCAATAGTTGAAGGTACTGCTGCAAGCTTTGTGCTTCATGGTATTCACCTTGGTGTAACAAGCATGGCTGTAGATTCAGCAGGTGGTGTTACTAGTAACAACACTGCAACTGTGTCTGATATTGATCAGGTGATTGATAATTTATCAAGAATGAGATCATACCTTGGTGCTGTTCAAAACTCATTGGAGTCTAAGTCTGAATACACTGATATTGCAGCAGAGAATGCAGCCGCTTCACTATCAAGAATTCAAGACGTAGATGTAGCTTCAGAAAGTAGTAACTTGGTGAGAAATCAAATCTTGCAACAGACTGCTGGAGCGATGTTGGCTCAGGCTAATAATTCTCCGCAGATAGCACTTAGTTTACTTCCGTAA
- a CDS encoding flagellin codes for MDMSIVINTNVQSLFAQNALSKNTSNLQKSIERLSTGYRINRAADDAAGLTIAQGHTSKLRGLQQVERNIGDGISLLQTAEGAVSIVQENLQRIRELVVQSASGTNSSDELDAIQREINSLVTTIDDIGTDTTFNGVAIIKSASNVTLQTGADDGQTTSIVLAGGTAAGIHIDSSVTTAGSIGEGAAFNLDDLHVGGTVNSNGGTTTITTSPLTGIDIMIDNVARMTSYLGAVENGLESKLDYTSDAIVNASDALSRVMDVDVAAESSLLVRNQILQQTSATMLAQANNMPSLALTLLP; via the coding sequence ATGGATATGTCCATTGTCATTAATACTAACGTACAGAGCTTGTTTGCTCAAAATGCTTTATCGAAGAATACTTCGAATTTACAAAAGTCAATAGAAAGGCTTTCAACTGGATATAGAATAAATCGTGCGGCTGATGATGCTGCAGGTTTAACAATTGCTCAAGGCCATACTTCTAAGCTGCGTGGCTTGCAGCAAGTAGAGAGGAATATTGGTGACGGTATTTCTTTATTGCAAACGGCTGAGGGAGCTGTTTCGATTGTCCAAGAGAATTTACAAAGGATTCGAGAATTGGTGGTGCAATCTGCCAGTGGTACCAATAGCTCTGATGAGCTTGATGCTATACAGCGAGAAATTAATTCATTAGTGACAACTATTGATGATATTGGTACAGATACTACTTTTAACGGTGTCGCTATAATTAAAAGTGCCAGTAATGTAACTTTGCAAACAGGTGCAGATGATGGCCAGACCACTAGTATTGTTTTGGCTGGTGGTACTGCTGCAGGTATTCACATAGATAGTAGCGTTACAACGGCTGGTAGTATTGGCGAAGGTGCTGCCTTTAACCTTGATGACTTGCATGTTGGTGGTACGGTTAATAGTAATGGTGGTACTACAACCATTACAACTAGTCCACTGACTGGGATTGATATTATGATCGACAATGTTGCCAGGATGACTTCATACTTGGGAGCCGTGGAAAATGGATTGGAGTCTAAGCTTGATTATACGAGTGATGCGATCGTCAATGCTTCTGATGCCTTATCAAGGGTGATGGATGTGGACGTTGCTGCTGAATCGAGCTTATTAGTGCGAAATCAAATATTGCAACAAACCTCTGCAACAATGTTGGCACAAGCGAATAACATGCCTTCATTGGCTTTAACTTTATTACCGTAA